A region of Dictyostelium discoideum AX4 chromosome 1 chromosome, whole genome shotgun sequence DNA encodes the following proteins:
- the desA gene encoding dihydroceramide desaturase: protein MGISNNKKQAVDGANQQQTDKYPSKSGLPPTIGNGPMEKYEPKDEYIRVDSMQQHWIRRKLISDKYPEILNLPTNHTPTAFWVIGLVASLIITAKLLENSPIWLIVVVAYIFGATVSHALWVLIHELTHDLVFEGSFMNSVFLLIADLPHIVPAGVSFRHFHRLHHSFLNETYTDPDVPVPFENKLFGHSIVGKAIWFCLYSIVIACRSVFYPLKNQSPFSMWLVANYICNITFTYVIFQWVGVYGMTYLVLSSLMSVGFLLHPLGARWIAEHFAVTQSEQETYSTYGLINTIGFNIGYHNEHHDFVRVPYVYLPTLTKVAHEFYKGGLKYHTSYWRVLYEFLNQDGFTFNSRVVRNPKVK from the exons atgggtatttcaaataataaaaaacaagcAGTCGATGGtgcaaatcaacaacaaacagATAAATATCCAAGTAAATCAGGATTACCACCAACAATTGGTAATGGACCAATGGAAAAGTATGAACCAAAAGATGAATATATTAGAGTTGACTCAATGCAACAACATTGGATTAgaagaaaattaatttcagatAAATATCCagagattttaaatttaccaacAAACCATACACCAACAGCATTTTGGGTAATTGGTTTGGTCGCTTCTTTAATTATCACTGCAAAATTATTAGAGAATTCACCAATATGGTTAATAGTAGTTGTTGCCTATATTTTTGGTGCAACCGTTTCACATGCACTTTGGGTATTAATTCATGAACTCACTCATGATTTAGTCTTTGAAGGTTCATTCATGAATTCAGTTTTCCTTTTAATTGCTGATTTACCACATATTGTACCAGCTGGTGTCAGTTTTAGACATTTCCATAGA ttacatcattcatttttaaatgaaacttATACTGATCCAGATGTACCAGtaccatttgaaaataaactttttggACATTCAATTGTTGGTAAAGCAATTTGGTTTTGTTTATATTCAATTGTAATTGCATGTAGATCAGTTTTCTATCCATTAAAGAATCAATCACCATTCAGTATGTGGTTAGTTGCTAATTACATTTGTAATATTACATTCACTTATGTAATCTTCCAATGGGTTGGTGTTTATGGTATGACTTATTTAGTATTATCAAGTTTAATGTCTGTTGGTTTCCTTTTACATCCATTAGGTGCTCGTTGGATCGCTGAACATTTCGCTGTTACTCAATCAGAACAAGAAACTTATTCAACTTATGGTTTAATTAATACCATTGGTTTCAATATTGGTTATCATAATGAACATCATGATTTCGTTCGTGTTCCATACGTTTATTTACCAACTCTCACTAAAGTTGCTCATGAATTCTATAAAGGTGGTCTTAAATATCATACTTCCTATTGGAGAGTTTTATATGAATTCTTAAATCAAGATGGTTTCACTTTTAATAGTAGAGTAGTTAGAAATCCAAaagttaaataa
- the cypE gene encoding cyclophilin-type peptidylprolyl cis-trans isomerase (cyclophilin E~Similar to PPIase): MTEQTVTLQTTVGDITLELYYNHAPKACKNFYELSKRGYYDNTIFHRLIKDFMIQGGDPLGNGRGGESIYGKKFEDEITKELKHTGAGILSMANSGVNSNGSQFFITFGPTPWLDGKHTIFGRVKSGMKVVQKMNAMQTNNDKPIDEIRIIKATAN; encoded by the exons atgacaGAACAAACAGTAACACTTCAAACAACAGTTGGTGATATTACATTGGAATTATATTATAACCATGCACCAAAAGCATGTAAAAACTTTTATGAATTGTCAAAAAGAGGATATTATGATAATACAATTTTTCACAGACTTATTAAA GATTTTATGATACAAGGAGGAGATCCATTAGGAAATGGTCGTGGAGGTGAAAGTATATATGg aaaaaaatttgaagatgaaattacaaaagaattaaaacatACAGGTGCAGGAATATTATCAATGGCAAACAGTGGTGTTAATTCTAATGGATCACaattttt CATTACATTTGGGCCTACACCTTGGTTAGATGGAAAGCATACAATCTTTGGAAGAGTTAAATCTGGAATGAAAGTTGtacaaaaaatgaatgcAATGCAAACAAATAACGATAAaccaattgatgaaattagaATAATTAAAGCAACtgcaaattaa
- the cdsA gene encoding CDP-diacylglycerol synthase gives MRTDNIRNRKEQLKKQEKKDFDSSKDEETSTSDEEESSGGNRSKIAGKENHQNKNIINQKTNNNNNNNNIKEKDIIDSSVNNADNLKATDPPSAKYKKLAIRSVMGAFMIGFFTIVLSTDHFIVALFVIALQLLVFKEMIALRYIEAKEKKIPHFRTLNWFFLFTSFFFFYAKPILITLANYYPDIFQHFVRYHLWHSFSLYCIGFVLFILTLRKGVYRYQFSQLTWTLMILMMVVVQSNFLISNIYQGLIWFILPVSIIVCNDIFAYFNGFFLGKKFINRPLMKISPNKTWEGFIGATGWTLLFAYYFCGFLLKYDWIVCPKGNTGFMESLHCTRDPVFLEKEFIFPPEITTIAFKYLGITLLPFTYIPIQFHALVLALFGSLIAPFGGFFASGIKRAYKVKDFDTIFPGHGGVTDRTDCQFIMGLFIHVYYNTFIKTLEIDPTFIWQNIMMLSMEEKMVIYEKLKQSIEFTTGTITA, from the exons atgaggaCAGATAACATTAGAAATAGAaaagaacaattaaaaaaacaagagAAAAAAGATTTTGATTCGtcaaaagatgaagaaaCCAGTACAtctgatgaagaagaaagtAGTGGAGGGAATAGAAGTAAAATAGCAGGAAAAGAGAatcatcaaaataaaaatataataaatcaaaaaacaaataataataataataataacaatataaaaGAGAAAGATATAATTGATAGTTCAGTAAACAATGCTGACAATTTAAAAGCAACAGATCCGCCATCtgcaaaatataaaaaattagcaATTCGTTCAGTTATGGGTGCATTTATGATTGGTTTCTTTACAATCGTATTATCAACTGATCATTTCATCGTTGCATTATTTGTAATCGCCCTTCAATTATTAGTATTCAAAGAGATGATTGCATTAAGATACATTGAAgcaaaagagaaaaagattCCACACTTTAGAACTCTCAATTGGTTCTTTTTATTCACttctttcttcttcttttatGCTAAACCAATCTTAATCACTTTAGCAAACTATTATCCTGACATCTTTCAACATTTTGTAAGATATCATCTATGGCATTCTTTCTCATTATATTGTATTG gattcgtattatttattttaacatTAAGAAAGGGTGTTTACAGATATCAATTTTCACAATTAACTTGGACTCTtatgattttaatgatggTAGTTGTTCAATCAAATTtcttaatttcaaatatttatcaaGGTCTCATTTGGTTCATCTTACCAGTATCTATTATCGTTTGTAATGATATCTTTGCTTATTTCAATGGTTTCTTTTTAGGTAAAAA atTCATTAATAGACCATTAATGAAGATTTCACCAAATAAAACATGGGAAGGTTTCATTGGTGCAACTGGTTggacattattatttgcttaTTATTTCTGTGGTTTCTTACTTAAATATGATTGGATTGTATGTCCAAAAGGTAATACTGGTTTTATGGAATCATTACATTGTACTAGAGATCCAGTATTCTtggaaaaagaatttattttcCCACCAGAAATAACTACAATTGCTTTTAAATAT tTGGGTATtacattattaccatttacaTATATTCCAATTCAATTCCATGCATTAGTTTTAGCATTATTTGGATCATTGATTGCACCATTTGGAGGTTTCTTTGCATCAGGTATTAAGAGAGCATACAAGGTTAAAGATTTCGATACTATCTTCCCAGGTCATGGTGGTGTTACCGATAGAACTGATTGTCAATTCATTATGGGTCTTTTCATTCACGTCTATTACAATACCTTTATCAAAACTCTTGAAATCGATCCAACCTTTATTTGGCAAAATATTATGATGTTGTCAATGGAGGAGAAAATGGTAATCTATGAGAAATTGAAACAATCCATAGAGTTTACCACTGGTACTATTACTGCATAG
- the ITPK1 gene encoding inositol 1,3,4-triphosphate 5/6 kinase — protein MGRNNTLPNDFTVGYYLSDSKINKLKWNLFVDMCKEKYNINVVPIDMNKDINSINTRPYHVIIDKLTDELGDLDNPSNKQKVDYIQSLIDKFPSIVEVDPLESQKPVLSRDTLTKLLDKLNDVSPELNIKNPKFVLVPEDYNNNDYNQLLKDANIKFPVVCKTIKACGSKESHYMGIVFNEKDIHQFKQPMLIQEFINHNAIIYKVFAIGDFIQVVHRKSIRNMNENENELIKFDSQKPFPTSLLPTDGQELKIEMPSKSTLSVISKDIQKNLDISLFGFDVIVDCETKKLAVVDINYFPTFSGVDDFYTLLIEHVINVYKRKSSV, from the exons atggGTCGAAATAATACATTACCAAATGATTTTACAGTTGGCTACTACTTGTCAGATtccaaaatcaataaattaaaatggaaTTTATTTGTAGATATGTGCAA AGAAAAgtataatattaatgttgTACCAATTGATATgaataaagatattaattcaatcaatACAAGACCATATCAtgtaataattgataaactaACTGATGAGTTAGGTGACCTTGATAATCcatcaaataaacaaaaagttGATTATATTCAA agtttaattgataaattccCATCAATAGTTGAAGTTGATCCATTAGAATCACAAAAACCAGTATTAAGTAGAGATACATTAACTAAACTtttagataaattaaatgatgtaTCACcagaattaaatataaagaatCCAAAATTTGTATTAGTACCAgaagattataataataatgattataatcaattattaaaagatgcaaatattaaattccCTGTTGTTTGTAAAACGATTAAAGCTTGTGGCTCAAAAGAATCACATTATATGGGAATTGTATTCAATGAAAAAGATATTCACCAATTTAAACAACCAATGTTAATTCAAGAGTTCATTAATCATAACgcaattatttataaagtaTTTGCAATTGGTGATTTTATTCAAGTTGTACATAGAAAATCAATAAGAAATATgaatgaaaatg aaaatgaattaattaaatttgatagtCAAAAACCATTCCCAACTAGTTTATTACCAACAGATGGACAAGAATTAAAGATAGAAATGCCAAGTAAATCAACATTATCAGTTATTTCAAAAGATATTCAAAAGAATTTAGATATTTCTTTGTTTGGTTTTGATGTAATTGTTGATTGTGAAACAAAGAAACTAGCAgttgttgatattaattACTTTCCAACTTTTAGTGGTGTAGATGATTTTTAtactttattaattgaacatGTAATTAATgtttataaaagaaaatcatcggtataa